In Candidatus Angelobacter sp., one genomic interval encodes:
- a CDS encoding IS1380 family transposase, with protein sequence MQTECTAKLLEFEAVERRSVVAGFDGGNITSNAGALLLGQVDRDLGLVRRFADCFIDRRDPRYVEHQVDTLVGQRIFGLALGYEDLNDHDELRKDPTFAVLAGKLSPVLRSDCEALAGKSTLNRLEHTPRRHASKYHKIDCDGAQVDALLVDLFLEAHARVPREIVLDLDNTDIPLHGAQEGRFFHGYYDEYCYLPLYVFCGRHLLLARQRRANVAGSDGAVEEMARIIAQIRQRWPRVHIILRADSGFSNDELMAWCEANRVDFVFGLARNRRLEGALVDQLAEAKRLCIASGQPARVFRDFQYRTIDSWSGTRRVVAKAEHTLEGANPRFVVTSLKRTRLAYDARALYEDLYCARGEAENRIGEQFELFADRASSATMQANQLRMWFSAMAYVLVDTLRRVGLRFTQFADAAVATIRLKLLKLGAQVRTSVRRIHFAITSACPNKDEFELAYLYLQRAFSLP encoded by the coding sequence TGCAGACAGAGTGTACGGCGAAGTTGTTGGAATTTGAAGCGGTTGAACGGCGTTCGGTGGTGGCCGGTTTCGATGGTGGGAACATTACCTCGAATGCAGGGGCGCTGCTGCTGGGCCAGGTTGACCGAGACCTTGGGCTGGTGCGTCGCTTCGCCGACTGCTTCATCGATCGGCGCGACCCACGCTATGTCGAGCATCAGGTCGACACGCTGGTGGGACAGCGCATCTTCGGCCTGGCGTTGGGATATGAGGATCTCAACGATCATGACGAACTGCGCAAGGACCCAACCTTTGCAGTGCTGGCGGGCAAGTTGAGCCCGGTGCTGCGGAGTGACTGTGAGGCGTTGGCTGGCAAGAGTACGCTCAATCGCCTGGAGCACACGCCCCGGCGCCATGCGTCGAAGTATCACAAGATCGATTGCGACGGAGCGCAGGTCGATGCGCTGCTGGTCGATCTGTTCCTCGAAGCGCATGCGCGTGTGCCGCGCGAGATCGTGCTGGATCTCGATAATACCGACATCCCATTGCACGGAGCGCAGGAAGGCCGGTTCTTCCATGGCTATTACGACGAGTACTGCTACCTGCCGCTCTATGTGTTCTGTGGCCGACACCTGCTGCTGGCCCGCCAGCGGCGTGCGAATGTCGCGGGCAGCGATGGCGCGGTCGAGGAGATGGCGCGCATCATTGCGCAGATCCGCCAACGCTGGCCGCGGGTGCATATCATCCTGCGCGCCGACAGCGGCTTCTCCAACGACGAACTGATGGCATGGTGCGAGGCGAACCGCGTCGACTTCGTGTTTGGCCTGGCGCGCAATCGCCGCCTGGAGGGAGCACTGGTCGATCAACTTGCCGAGGCCAAACGCCTATGCATCGCCTCGGGCCAGCCGGCGCGCGTGTTCCGCGACTTCCAGTATCGCACCATCGACAGCTGGAGCGGCACCCGCCGCGTCGTTGCCAAGGCCGAGCATACGCTGGAGGGCGCCAATCCTCGCTTTGTCGTCACCTCCCTCAAGCGCACCCGCCTCGCCTACGATGCGCGCGCCCTCTATGAGGACCTCTATTGCGCCCGCGGCGAAGCCGAGAACCGCATCGGCGAGCAGTTCGAACTGTTCGCCGATCGCGCCTCGTCGGCCACCATGCAGGCCAATCAGCTCCGCATGTGGTTCTCGGCCATGGCATATGTTCTCGTTGACACTCTGCGCCGTGTCGGTCTGCGCTTTACTCAATTCGCCGATGCCGCCGTCGCGACCATTCGTCTCAAGCTGCTCAAGCTCGGAGCGCAGGTGCGCACCAGCGTGCGCCGCATCCACTTCGCCATCACCTCGGCATGTCCAAACAAGGACGAGTTCGAGCTCGCCTACCTCTACCTTCAGCGCGCTTTCAGTTTGCCTTGA